One Aciduliprofundum boonei T469 genomic region harbors:
- a CDS encoding tetratricopeptide repeat protein has translation MVLENLLNKEMKLYGKAEKLYERGVKLINKNNPEGKDYLRRSINLINENLELIKNENESFSALLVNTGMALQKVGAIKDALEAYKLAKKLDPSNVSAYTNYAMLLALQKEYKKAAYIIEKALQIDRRSKEVWETKAEIYQLKGDIDEALDVYKKLIKMYPDEIKYYDKYLEYRPKDLEILFKKGVQLYKIQSYAECVKIMKKVVSINAEHQEAWVYLGAAYANIDRMREAINALKKAIKIDPNDKKSWINLGILYKKRGEYEEALKCFKEAIKIDPNDKKSWYLEASVLHILERDSEALKSINRALELDKKYESALLLRRDVAKKLKVYDELAAACVGLLDVGYEDTELMYDLALSYYHTGELEKAYNITLDILKSLPRHLPTLKLQKEIMKKKGQWERVISICEDILKIEPNDIGSLVDEAKAYREVGKLESALNFAIRATEIEPSNIELWKLRKDIAKDLNKPQEIINAGTQIISMEGDFETYLDLARAYYIVSRYDDAKKTLERGLKLNEDSDEGWNLLGMIYYKLGDLENARYSFEKASTINPNNKKYWKNLAWVMEKLGKYNEAVEYYEKALKLDPNDMRLWYEKGICLKKIKRYEEAIKSFDSALKLNSEFTKALYEKGDSLIKLGNYDEALKIFTSLIKLERGNSEYIYKRAYLRFKKREYEAALKDLNLALNYERKEKFLVLKKDVCKELKDYECVIETSKEILTINKKNISAWRDLAVAYDSMGKVDSAIATYRDALEIFPDNDVLLYELKATLLKHNRFADAIDVCKKILSIAPEDYDNLRDLSSALIKLKKYEDAKEYLLRALELNKNAELLELLGDTYYYLKNYTSAIEHYKDALNLNASPHIYHKLAKAYYKVGDLQEAIKSIERAIEWKKDAKFYLLGSRIYLKMGDLNSAYNYANKAFELEDSDDARINLASIMFELGKYDDVIALLKPLGKNNNLDALRLLGKALEAEERYEDAVKIYNKVVDIDKKDKSSWISLGRCYLTLNKYNEAIKAFERASLIDPKDKAVYTFLSFAYEGAGYLNKALNYVEKALELDPEDAHIWSSKGLLLLKLNKPKEALRAFNKALEINPDLTSAQEGKADCERIIEEMELEKYARKILLHEYRTGKKVTKKDAFKNLNIPLNILSKVFTYIRDIEKIKIESLDEKEQKFLEKESLKIANKLKKIDNLSLMDIVANSELSVKDAKILLGYIETCLNKNTIDRVTKDDERLLRKVLDLNLQNTSVLNIMMNLNVGVCKAKLIQILLKELEEETSEEVEKNAKINDEEIQEMDERENSTEEGSYL, from the coding sequence GTGGTCCTAGAGAATTTGCTCAACAAAGAGATGAAGCTCTACGGAAAGGCGGAAAAATTATATGAGAGGGGAGTAAAGCTAATTAATAAAAACAACCCAGAAGGTAAGGATTATTTGAGAAGGTCAATTAATTTAATAAACGAGAATTTGGAATTAATTAAGAATGAAAATGAATCCTTTTCTGCTCTTTTAGTAAATACTGGAATGGCTTTGCAAAAAGTTGGTGCTATAAAGGATGCTTTGGAAGCATACAAACTCGCAAAAAAATTAGACCCTTCTAATGTAAGCGCATACACGAACTATGCTATGCTTTTAGCCCTGCAAAAGGAGTACAAGAAAGCAGCATATATAATTGAAAAGGCTTTACAGATAGACAGGCGGAGTAAAGAGGTTTGGGAGACAAAAGCTGAAATATATCAACTTAAGGGAGATATTGACGAGGCATTAGATGTTTATAAAAAGCTCATAAAAATGTATCCTGACGAGATAAAATACTATGACAAATATTTGGAGTACAGACCAAAAGACCTTGAAATTTTATTCAAAAAAGGTGTACAATTATACAAAATTCAGAGTTATGCTGAATGTGTAAAAATAATGAAGAAAGTTGTGAGTATAAATGCAGAGCACCAAGAAGCTTGGGTGTATCTTGGTGCTGCATATGCAAATATTGATAGAATGAGAGAGGCAATAAATGCACTTAAAAAAGCCATAAAAATTGATCCTAATGATAAAAAGTCATGGATTAATTTGGGCATTCTCTACAAGAAGAGGGGTGAGTATGAAGAGGCCTTGAAATGCTTTAAAGAGGCTATAAAAATTGATCCCAATGATAAAAAATCCTGGTATTTGGAAGCATCTGTCCTCCATATTCTTGAAAGAGATTCCGAGGCTTTAAAGTCCATAAATAGAGCTTTGGAGCTGGATAAAAAATACGAGTCCGCTCTTCTACTCAGAAGAGATGTTGCAAAAAAATTGAAGGTTTATGATGAGCTTGCCGCAGCATGTGTGGGTCTTTTAGATGTGGGATATGAAGACACAGAGCTTATGTATGACCTTGCCCTAAGCTATTATCACACTGGAGAGCTGGAAAAGGCTTATAATATAACTCTGGATATTTTGAAATCTCTGCCTAGGCATCTTCCTACTCTCAAACTTCAAAAAGAAATTATGAAAAAGAAGGGACAATGGGAGAGGGTTATATCTATATGCGAAGATATTCTAAAAATTGAACCTAACGATATTGGTTCTTTGGTGGATGAAGCAAAGGCTTATAGGGAAGTCGGAAAATTAGAAAGTGCTCTTAATTTTGCTATAAGGGCAACAGAAATAGAGCCTTCTAATATAGAACTTTGGAAGTTGAGAAAGGATATAGCCAAGGATCTAAATAAACCCCAGGAAATTATAAACGCAGGTACTCAGATAATTTCCATGGAGGGAGATTTTGAAACCTATCTGGATTTGGCTAGAGCATATTATATCGTTAGCAGATACGATGATGCTAAAAAAACTCTTGAGAGGGGATTAAAACTCAATGAGGATAGTGATGAGGGCTGGAACCTTCTTGGGATGATTTATTATAAACTTGGAGATTTAGAAAATGCAAGATATTCTTTCGAAAAGGCATCAACTATAAATCCAAATAATAAAAAATACTGGAAGAATCTTGCCTGGGTTATGGAGAAGCTTGGAAAATACAACGAAGCTGTAGAGTACTACGAAAAAGCCTTAAAGCTGGATCCAAATGATATGAGGTTGTGGTACGAAAAGGGTATTTGTCTCAAGAAAATAAAGAGATATGAGGAAGCAATAAAGAGTTTTGACTCAGCCCTCAAATTAAACTCTGAATTTACCAAGGCCCTATACGAGAAGGGCGATTCTCTAATTAAATTAGGTAATTACGATGAGGCACTCAAAATATTCACTTCTCTTATAAAGCTGGAAAGGGGTAATTCGGAATATATTTACAAGAGAGCTTACCTGAGGTTCAAAAAGAGAGAATACGAGGCTGCATTAAAAGACCTAAATCTAGCTTTAAATTACGAGAGAAAGGAGAAATTCTTAGTCTTGAAGAAGGATGTCTGTAAAGAGCTTAAGGACTATGAGTGTGTGATTGAAACTTCTAAGGAAATATTAACAATAAACAAGAAAAACATCTCCGCGTGGAGAGATCTGGCTGTTGCTTACGATTCCATGGGCAAGGTTGACAGCGCTATAGCCACTTACAGAGATGCTTTAGAGATTTTTCCTGATAATGATGTTTTGCTCTATGAACTAAAAGCTACCTTACTCAAGCATAATAGATTTGCCGATGCCATAGATGTTTGCAAAAAAATACTATCAATAGCTCCAGAGGATTATGATAATTTAAGAGATTTAAGCTCTGCATTGATAAAACTAAAAAAATATGAAGATGCCAAAGAGTATCTTTTAAGAGCTCTAGAATTGAATAAAAATGCAGAGTTATTAGAGCTTCTTGGAGATACATATTATTATTTGAAAAATTACACCTCTGCCATAGAACATTATAAGGATGCTTTGAATTTAAATGCCTCTCCTCATATATATCACAAGCTCGCTAAGGCGTATTATAAGGTAGGTGATCTGCAGGAGGCTATAAAGTCTATAGAAAGGGCAATAGAATGGAAAAAGGATGCCAAATTCTATCTCCTGGGCTCAAGGATTTATTTGAAAATGGGTGATTTAAATTCTGCGTACAACTACGCAAACAAGGCCTTTGAATTAGAAGATTCTGATGATGCCAGAATCAACCTTGCATCCATAATGTTCGAATTAGGAAAATATGATGATGTAATAGCTCTTCTAAAACCTCTCGGTAAAAATAACAATTTAGATGCCCTTCGCCTCCTGGGCAAAGCTCTGGAGGCTGAGGAAAGGTATGAAGATGCTGTAAAAATATATAATAAGGTAGTGGACATTGATAAGAAGGATAAGAGCTCCTGGATTAGTTTAGGTAGATGCTATCTCACCCTAAACAAATATAATGAGGCCATAAAAGCTTTTGAAAGAGCTTCTCTAATTGATCCGAAGGATAAGGCTGTTTACACATTCTTGTCTTTTGCTTACGAGGGTGCAGGATATCTAAATAAGGCATTGAACTATGTGGAAAAAGCTTTAGAGTTGGATCCAGAGGATGCTCATATATGGAGCTCTAAGGGTTTGCTCTTACTCAAATTGAACAAACCAAAGGAGGCTTTAAGAGCTTTTAATAAAGCGTTAGAGATTAATCCAGATTTGACTTCTGCTCAGGAGGGAAAAGCTGATTGTGAAAGGATAATAGAAGAAATGGAACTAGAGAAATATGCTAGAAAAATATTACTTCATGAGTATAGAACTGGCAAGAAGGTAACTAAAAAAGATGCTTTTAAAAATCTCAACATTCCCCTTAATATACTCTCCAAGGTTTTCACTTACATTAGGGATATTGAGAAAATAAAAATTGAGAGTTTAGATGAGAAAGAGCAGAAGTTTTTAGAGAAGGAGAGCTTGAAAATTGCCAACAAATTGAAGAAAATTGATAATCTTTCACTTATGGACATTGTAGCCAATTCAGAGCTTTCGGTTAAAGATGCTAAAATTTTGCTCGGATACATAGAAACTTGTTTGAATAAAAACACAATAGACAGGGTAACTAAAGATGATGAGCGCCTACTCAGAAAGGTTTTAGATTTGAATCTCCAAAACACTTCCGTTCTGAATATTATGATGAACCTTAATGTGGGAGTGTGTAAAGCAAAGCTTATTCAGATTTTGCTCAAAGAGCTCGAGGAGGAAACTTCTGAAGAAGTTGAGAAGAATGCAAAAATAAATGATGAAGAAATTCAAGAAATGGATGAGAGGGAAAATAGTACTGAGGAGGGGAGTTATCTATGA
- the gcvT gene encoding glycine cleavage system aminomethyltransferase GcvT, with translation MKYTALHDVHKNMGAKMTEFAGYDMPLWYTSIIDEHKAVRKSVGVFDVSHMGDIIVEGPDATEFLSFILPTDFSKVKVWKATYTAFINHKGILIDDTIVTKLAEDRYLLVPNAATSDLIYNWLFALSGGYNVNIKNLTSEFSCLAVQGPNAEKTLQKIVNEDLSKIGFFEASYVGLKDISIEDNEISGNKAFISRTGYTGEDGFEIIVPNVNSKDLWFKVLDAGKEFGIKPCGLGARDTLRMEKGFLLSGQDFHPQHEPRTPLEAGTSWIIDWEHEFLGREKLLKMKEEKKYDLFRGVIVKGRGIPRHGYKLYKDEEEIGYLTSGTMSPTLGVGIGLGYVKRPYIKVGTEVYIDIRGRKVEAEIRKPRLVK, from the coding sequence ATGAAATATACTGCATTGCATGATGTCCATAAGAATATGGGTGCTAAAATGACAGAGTTTGCCGGCTATGATATGCCTTTATGGTATACGAGCATAATAGATGAGCACAAAGCTGTAAGAAAAAGTGTTGGGGTTTTTGATGTTTCACATATGGGAGATATTATTGTAGAAGGTCCTGATGCTACAGAGTTTTTAAGTTTTATACTTCCAACAGATTTTTCTAAGGTAAAAGTGTGGAAAGCAACATATACTGCTTTTATAAATCATAAAGGTATACTTATAGATGATACTATAGTAACAAAATTGGCAGAGGATAGATACTTATTGGTGCCCAATGCTGCCACATCTGATTTGATTTATAACTGGCTTTTTGCTCTAAGTGGAGGGTACAATGTAAATATAAAAAATTTAACCTCTGAGTTTTCCTGCTTAGCTGTTCAGGGTCCGAATGCAGAAAAAACCTTGCAAAAAATAGTTAACGAAGATTTAAGTAAAATAGGATTTTTTGAAGCTAGCTATGTAGGATTGAAAGATATTAGTATAGAGGATAATGAAATATCTGGAAATAAGGCATTTATCTCCAGAACTGGTTATACTGGAGAGGATGGTTTTGAAATAATTGTACCAAATGTAAATTCTAAAGACTTATGGTTCAAAGTTCTTGATGCGGGAAAAGAGTTTGGTATAAAACCCTGTGGTTTAGGAGCGAGGGATACTTTAAGAATGGAAAAGGGATTTTTGCTTAGTGGTCAGGATTTTCATCCTCAGCATGAGCCTAGAACGCCTTTGGAGGCGGGGACATCTTGGATTATTGATTGGGAGCACGAATTTTTGGGAAGAGAGAAACTTTTAAAAATGAAAGAAGAAAAGAAATATGATCTCTTCAGAGGAGTTATAGTGAAGGGTAGGGGGATACCCAGACATGGGTACAAGCTTTATAAAGATGAGGAGGAAATAGGTTATCTTACCAGTGGTACAATGTCTCCTACTTTGGGAGTAGGCATAGGGCTGGGCTATGTGAAAAGACCTTACATTAAAGTGGGTACAGAAGTTTATATAGATATAAGAGGTAGAAAGGTAGAAGCGGAGATAAGAAAGCCAAGATTGGTAAAGTAA
- a CDS encoding transcription initiation factor IIB — translation MGEKDKRKWIDEITRCPECGSTHLVRDYERGELVCMDCGLVIDESYIDQGPEWRAFDSEQRDSRTRTGAPMTYTIHDKGLSTEISWKNKDSYGKNIPTRSRAQLYRLRKWQKRIRVSNSAERNLSQALQELERMSSNLGLPKDVRETAAVIYRKAVKENMIRGRSIEGVVAASIYAACRMLGIPRTLEEISTVTRIKKREIGRVYRIMSRTLKLNIYPTKPEDYIDRFCSKLKLSGEVKKKAYEIIKMARERDIISGRGPTGVAAAAIYIAAILMGERRTQREVAEVAGVTEVTIRNRYKELAEKLNLPVEV, via the coding sequence ATGGGAGAAAAAGATAAGAGGAAATGGATAGACGAGATTACGAGATGCCCAGAGTGTGGCTCTACACATCTTGTTAGGGATTACGAGAGGGGTGAGCTTGTATGTATGGATTGTGGACTCGTTATAGATGAATCTTACATAGATCAAGGTCCTGAATGGAGGGCATTTGATTCCGAGCAGAGAGATTCTCGCACTAGAACTGGAGCTCCGATGACATACACGATTCACGATAAAGGTCTCAGCACAGAAATTTCTTGGAAAAACAAAGATTCCTATGGGAAAAATATACCCACAAGAAGCAGGGCCCAGCTGTATAGGTTGCGTAAATGGCAGAAGAGAATTCGAGTTAGTAACTCAGCCGAGAGGAACTTAAGTCAAGCGCTTCAAGAATTGGAACGAATGTCATCAAATTTGGGATTGCCTAAGGATGTTCGTGAAACAGCCGCCGTGATTTATCGCAAGGCGGTTAAGGAAAATATGATTCGTGGGAGAAGCATAGAGGGTGTTGTTGCTGCGAGCATTTATGCTGCTTGTAGAATGCTCGGAATTCCGCGCACCCTTGAAGAGATATCAACGGTTACGAGGATAAAGAAAAGGGAGATAGGAAGGGTTTATCGTATAATGAGTAGAACACTGAAGTTGAATATATATCCAACGAAGCCGGAGGATTATATTGATAGATTCTGTTCTAAACTAAAATTGAGCGGCGAGGTTAAAAAGAAGGCATATGAGATAATAAAGATGGCAAGGGAAAGGGATATAATCTCTGGAAGAGGTCCTACAGGGGTAGCAGCTGCAGCCATATACATAGCAGCCATACTTATGGGCGAGAGAAGGACACAGAGAGAAGTGGCCGAAGTTGCGGGGGTCACCGAAGTGACCATAAGAAATCGCTATAAAGAACTTGCAGAGAAATTGAATTTGCCTGTGGAAGTTTGA
- a CDS encoding N-glycosylase/DNA lyase yields the protein MSLNEILKIWYEKKDEIERRLDEFKSLWKNASDEELFAELAFCLLTPQSKATVCWRAIEELRDSGILFFGSSEDIVDFLTGVRFKYTKAKNIVSARTFFSKNSKINIRGVLSQFSSPIEMREFLVANIRGMGYKEASHFLRNIGLGESLAILDRHILKNLVSLGVIDVIPKTLTKKKYLEIEEKMRRFAKEIGVPMAHLDLVLWFKEAGLIFK from the coding sequence ATGAGTTTAAATGAGATCTTGAAAATATGGTATGAAAAAAAGGATGAAATAGAGAGAAGATTAGATGAGTTTAAATCCCTATGGAAAAATGCTTCCGATGAAGAGCTCTTTGCCGAGCTTGCCTTCTGCCTCTTAACTCCTCAATCAAAAGCGACTGTGTGCTGGAGAGCTATCGAAGAGCTGCGTGACTCAGGTATCCTATTTTTTGGCTCTTCGGAGGATATTGTAGATTTCCTAACAGGAGTGAGATTCAAATACACGAAGGCAAAAAATATCGTATCCGCAAGAACTTTCTTCTCTAAAAATTCAAAAATAAATATAAGAGGCGTGCTATCTCAATTCTCCTCGCCCATAGAAATGCGTGAATTTCTGGTGGCAAATATAAGAGGTATGGGTTACAAAGAAGCAAGTCATTTTTTGAGAAACATTGGACTTGGAGAGAGTTTGGCAATATTGGATAGACACATACTCAAAAATCTTGTGAGTTTAGGGGTTATAGATGTAATTCCAAAAACTCTAACAAAGAAAAAATATTTGGAGATAGAAGAAAAAATGAGAAGATTTGCAAAGGAAATAGGCGTACCTATGGCTCATCTTGACCTTGTATTATGGTTCAAGGAAGCTGGGTTAATTTTCAAATAA
- the twy1 gene encoding 4-demethylwyosine synthase TYW1: MDPEIERILRKQGYAIVGKHSAVKLCHWLRESLIHERPCYKQTFYGIKSHRCLQMSPAVNNCTHNCLFCWRFQGFSEVYMKEVDEPEFIVEESIRQQRRLITGYKGDPRVSLEKWKEAMEPRHVAISLTGEPTLYPRLGELIEEYHKRGFTTFLVTNGTMPEILENLDPLPTQLYVTLAAPNEEIYKKLMVPLIKNGWDRLKRTLELLPSLDTRKVIRHTLVKGWNMKNVEEYAKLDTLAEPHFIEPKAYVFVGYSRERLTIENMPSAEEVENFARKLSELTEYKYEDERKDSRVVLLMKENVQRFIE, translated from the coding sequence ATGGATCCAGAGATAGAGAGGATACTCCGCAAGCAGGGCTATGCGATTGTAGGGAAGCATAGTGCTGTAAAGCTCTGCCATTGGCTTAGAGAGAGTTTGATTCATGAGCGTCCTTGCTATAAACAAACTTTCTATGGAATAAAAAGCCATCGTTGTCTCCAAATGAGTCCAGCGGTGAATAACTGCACGCATAACTGCCTTTTTTGCTGGCGTTTTCAGGGATTCAGTGAGGTTTATATGAAAGAAGTTGATGAGCCAGAATTTATTGTGGAGGAGAGTATTAGACAGCAGAGAAGATTAATCACGGGATATAAAGGAGACCCACGGGTATCTTTAGAGAAATGGAAGGAGGCCATGGAGCCAAGGCATGTGGCTATATCCCTCACGGGAGAGCCTACGCTTTACCCAAGATTGGGAGAATTGATAGAGGAGTATCATAAAAGGGGATTCACCACATTCTTGGTTACAAATGGTACCATGCCTGAAATTTTAGAAAATTTAGACCCTTTGCCCACACAGTTATATGTTACCCTGGCTGCACCCAACGAAGAAATATACAAAAAATTGATGGTTCCGCTTATAAAGAATGGATGGGATAGATTAAAAAGAACTTTAGAACTTTTACCATCTTTAGATACGAGAAAAGTTATTAGGCACACTCTTGTGAAAGGTTGGAATATGAAGAATGTTGAGGAGTATGCAAAGCTTGACACTCTTGCAGAACCGCACTTTATAGAACCAAAAGCCTATGTTTTTGTTGGATATTCTAGGGAAAGATTAACAATTGAAAATATGCCCTCTGCGGAAGAAGTTGAGAATTTTGCTCGTAAATTATCTGAGCTCACAGAATATAAGTACGAGGATGAAAGGAAAGATAGCAGAGTAGTGCTCCTCATGAAAGAAAATGTCCAGAGGTTCATAGAGTAA
- the pdxT gene encoding pyridoxal 5'-phosphate synthase glutaminase subunit PdxT, whose amino-acid sequence MKIGVLAIQGDVSEHIEAVKRALENFDVSGDVLYIRKKEQISRLDYIIIPGGESTTISRLMVNSGIYTEILKHAENGELGVIGTCAGSILMAKDVIDDKRVKTLGLMDMAVRRNFFGRQRESFETELDIEGLGKYHAVFIRAPVIDKCWDGCRPLAYIGDKIAMAKEGSFVALIFHPELTDDYRIYKLFLNL is encoded by the coding sequence ATGAAAATAGGTGTGCTAGCCATTCAAGGAGATGTCAGTGAGCATATAGAAGCTGTTAAGAGAGCGCTAGAGAATTTTGATGTTAGTGGGGATGTTCTTTACATAAGAAAAAAAGAGCAGATATCACGACTAGATTACATAATAATTCCTGGGGGCGAGAGCACAACAATATCCAGATTAATGGTAAATAGCGGGATATACACTGAGATTCTAAAGCATGCAGAAAATGGCGAGTTGGGAGTAATAGGCACCTGTGCTGGTTCAATTCTCATGGCAAAGGATGTTATTGATGATAAAAGGGTTAAAACCCTAGGTTTAATGGATATGGCAGTTAGAAGAAACTTCTTTGGTAGACAGAGGGAGAGTTTTGAAACAGAGCTGGATATCGAAGGATTGGGGAAATACCATGCAGTTTTCATAAGAGCGCCCGTAATTGATAAATGCTGGGATGGTTGCAGGCCACTCGCGTACATAGGAGATAAAATAGCCATGGCTAAAGAGGGTTCTTTTGTCGCCTTAATATTTCACCCTGAGCTTACCGATGATTACAGAATCTACAAATTATTTTTGAATCTATGA
- a CDS encoding ATPase domain-containing protein, whose translation MRIGTGIPKLDSLMQGGFLEHSFNLIKGTQGAGKTLFAVNYLLYHAKAGKEVLYVSMEESWDNIVKNLPEGMKKTYEEVKDRVHHLDFGSIRPLLGKDVLDVNLLAEVITTNMGVHKTNIIALDGIAPLSPKYGTLQDLRAAIFELSHRIKRAGGTMLFTSEGRSAGAEEYVADSVLVLYYDGIHRRIQILKMRGSDFVYGKHGFKISNNGLEVYPSILPKVEPQKPQTVKFGIKGMEKILGNIYTGDVTLLTGPPGTGKTLMAYYFLNEAAKKGEKCVYVSFAFPEKDVLKRVKDLGFNLSTCKIIYQDPFNFDPYEFMWKALKELNNAKRVVLDGINEVEMNDEIRKVYHEFLKNLKERNILTLITYTTPTIISSYSLGNVNVIYLVDNIIDLRYAEIGAELRKVMVVIKSSSVNYERGIIEYEVGKDGIKLLGKAEYLEGIISGIPRRLEMKKRVEKFFK comes from the coding sequence ATGAGAATCGGCACAGGCATACCTAAATTGGATTCGTTGATGCAGGGTGGTTTTTTAGAACATAGTTTTAATTTGATTAAAGGCACACAAGGGGCAGGAAAAACCCTGTTTGCTGTAAATTATCTATTGTACCATGCAAAGGCGGGGAAGGAAGTTCTCTATGTTTCCATGGAAGAATCTTGGGATAATATAGTAAAAAATTTGCCTGAAGGGATGAAAAAAACATATGAGGAAGTTAAAGATAGGGTACATCATCTTGATTTTGGCAGTATAAGACCACTTCTTGGTAAAGATGTTTTGGATGTGAATCTTCTTGCGGAAGTTATAACCACAAATATGGGCGTTCATAAAACGAACATTATAGCTCTAGACGGGATAGCTCCATTATCGCCCAAATATGGAACTTTACAAGATTTAAGAGCAGCTATTTTTGAGCTCTCACATAGGATAAAGAGGGCAGGAGGTACCATGCTGTTTACTTCAGAGGGTAGAAGCGCTGGGGCTGAAGAGTATGTTGCAGATAGTGTGCTTGTTTTGTATTATGATGGCATACATAGGAGAATACAGATATTGAAAATGAGAGGCAGCGATTTTGTATATGGAAAGCATGGGTTTAAAATAAGCAATAATGGTTTGGAGGTCTATCCCAGTATATTACCGAAAGTAGAACCTCAGAAACCTCAAACGGTAAAATTTGGGATAAAGGGTATGGAGAAGATATTGGGGAACATTTATACTGGTGATGTTACATTGCTGACCGGACCGCCAGGAACGGGTAAAACGCTTATGGCTTATTATTTTTTAAATGAAGCTGCTAAAAAAGGGGAGAAGTGTGTTTATGTATCCTTTGCCTTTCCCGAGAAAGATGTGCTTAAAAGAGTTAAGGATTTGGGGTTTAATTTAAGTACCTGTAAGATAATTTATCAGGACCCATTTAACTTTGATCCCTATGAGTTTATGTGGAAAGCGCTTAAAGAATTGAATAATGCAAAGAGGGTGGTTTTAGACGGCATAAATGAAGTTGAAATGAACGATGAAATAAGAAAGGTGTATCACGAATTTTTGAAGAATTTAAAAGAGAGGAATATATTAACCCTAATAACTTATACAACGCCTACCATAATATCCTCATATAGCCTGGGCAATGTAAATGTAATATACTTAGTTGATAACATAATAGATTTGAGATATGCCGAAATAGGTGCCGAGCTTAGAAAGGTTATGGTTGTTATAAAGAGTAGTAGTGTGAACTATGAGAGAGGCATAATTGAGTACGAAGTTGGAAAAGATGGAATAAAACTTCTAGGTAAGGCGGAATATCTTGAGGGAATAATAAGTGGGATACCTCGCAGACTTGAGATGAAAAAGAGAGTTGAGAAATTCTTCAAGTAG